TTTATATATTTTACACATTAGTTTTTGACGCTAATACCTTATACAGAATGAAACGTATAAAAGTATTATTTGACCCATTTAAATATGAAAACGGAGACGGTTATCAACTAACCAATGCACTGTTATCTATAAGTAATGGTGGTATTTCGGGACGTGGTTTAGGTAATGGTATTTTGAAATTGGGATATTTACCTGAACCTCATACAGATTTTATATTTACAGTTATTGCTGAAGAATTAGGCCTGGTTGGTATAATATTGGTATTGTTATTGTATGCAATTATCATATATAAAGGCTTTTACTACGCTAATAAAACAACAAATCATTTTTATAAGCTGATTTGTATTGGCGTAATGAGTTACCTGTTTATGCAAATTTTTATAAATACTGGCGGCGTCTCAGGTTTAATACCTTTGACAGGCATAACATTGCCATTATTAAGTTACGGTGGCTCATCTATGTTAAGTGTCAGTATAGCTTTAGGAAGTATGTTGGCTGTTATTAGAGAAATAAAAAAAGATAGCGAAATTAATCATAAAAATATATAAATACATACATATATACTCATCATATTTCAAAGCAATGTTAAAACAAGCGTATAAAAGCAGTAACAACATGAAACTAAGTTCTAAATAAGACTAATTAATAAATGGCAACTGTTATTAAAATAAATAGCAGTTGTTATTTTTTAGTATTATAATAAAAACATTTAATTAATTTAGTAATATCAATTCATTTTTACAAATGTATTATATTTATAAAAAACAAACGAAATTAAATTCAAGTTATTTAAGTTTTGATTATGTTAAATTAGTAGTCTATAGCTTTTATATTGAAATTATGCACAGTATCATTACAACAAAACAACAACTATAGAGCAGGACAAAAATCTTTGATGTACTTTGGAGGTAACAGGTTAAGCTAAAGACTAAAAGGCAAAGGCTTGTATCCTAGCGAAACGAGCCATACAAGTCATCATTGTTAACAATTCACGAAGTGGACTTCGATATTTACTATGTTATCATTATTAAATTTAAAAATTTAAAGCATTCGTTTATTTCTATTAGTGTTAAAAAACTTTATCATTTATATATAGGATATATAGTTAACAGCTTACAATACTATAATAAGAAGATAATAATTTTTTGAGAAAGGAGGATATAAGTGCAAAAACAATTAATAGCAACGTTTAAAATTTTAATAGTAAGTGCAATATTGACGTTAACCCTTTATTTCTTTTTTTTAGTAACTGATATATTTGGTCATTTTTACAATGCACCTTTACTATTAAATATAGATTTTTTAGCGAATTATCAATATATTAATGTGATTGAAGAACTAATCATTCATTTTACTATTACTTTAACTATCGTTATTGTTACAACCATTGTCTATAAGAATTTTAATAACTTTAAACTGTTATATTTAACATTATTAATGATAGCATTTATTTTATTATATCCTTTGCTCATCACCCTATCTAAACGCAATTTCTTTCATTATGATATTAAGGGATATTGTATTTGGATAATAGCTCATTTAGTTTTTCTTATACTTTTAAATATAAGTATAAAAAAGTTATTAACCACAAATAAATAAAATATTTTCTAGTCAGTAATTTTATATATTAAAAGGTATACTTTATAAAATATTCAATAGCATCGAAACCGAATATAAGTTAATATTAATAGTGAAATGATTTATTAATGCGAGGGGAGTACAAGAACTAAATGGTAAATTTTCAACAAAATAATAATGTTAAAAAATACAAATGGAATATAATTGTAATCATCATCATTATTCTTGTGTTTTTGGCATTGGTTTTTACATTATTCTTTGGAACTTATAGTTTTATAAAAAACAACGTGAATTTTAATATTGATCATTCTCATTCTACTAAAAACAAAGAGCAAAGCGATAGCGAACCTAAAAATGCCCCTAAAATTAATGTGTTATCCTCTGAATTTAGCAATGATTTTATGCACATTGACAAGCGGAATGGTTATTACGGTATTTCTAAAGGGATGACTAAAAAAGAAGTCGAAAAGAAACTAGGTCATACCAAGCATATTATACCTATTGCCAGCGTTAAAGCACATAAATATGGAAGTATCGCTACGTATTATAATAATGATGATAAGGTAGAGCGTATCTTTGTTGTACCGCATAATATGTCGATCCATAAATTTGAAAGTTATCATGGTCAAGCTACTATTTCTTATAATCAAAGTGGTAAAGTTTATGATGGTAACCCTAATAATAGTTTCTCAGTTAAAGTATTTACTAATAAAGATGATAAAATTACAGGTATAGAAAATGTAGACCAAATTGCTAGATAATTGAATTTATTTTAGATTATCAATGCAAAACAAGAATATGGCATTACAATATTATAAAGAGGTACATTAAATGTTTAAATTGAAATCAGTATTTTTAACGTTATTTATTATCATAGCAATTATTACAGTTGTGAGTTCAATCCTAGCAAATAACTATATGGTGGCATTATTTACATTCCTCGTTTTATTTTTAGTTATTATAGATTTTATTGTACGAACAACTAGAAAAAAGCAATAGTAGTCACATTTAAATAAACTTCTTTTAACCAAATGTTTTTGATTAACGTTTGGTTTTTTTATAGAAAAAATAAAAAGAATTGTATTAATAATCATTTCTTCCAATATAAAAATTGTTATATAATGATGAGTAAATTAATATAGGAGGTTACATCATGAGTCTAGTCATCTTATTAGGTGTATTATTGCCAGTAATATACTTAATGGTAAAAGTCGTTTCAAATACATATATAAATAAACAAATTGTGCTATACACTATGGTGATTGCGGTAATAGGAATGTTGATTTCTGCGATTACTATGGCTTTAGCAGGTAAGACTACACATGTACCGTACTACTTTATTGCTAGTTTACTTGTAGGCGTAATTTGGGCTTTAATTTTATGTGGTTGCTATTATTATTATCAAAAATTAAATGACACATTTGGTAATAAAAATAAAGATATGTAATAGAGGATAATTAAAATTAGTTGCAAAATAACAACGTTTCCGGTTATTCTTTTCATTTGGAAACGTTGTTAATATTCTAAAATTGTATTAAATTAAAATATTGATGGAAATGGTCCATAATCCATAATATTCCTTGGTATCCTAAATATATACATAAAATGATTATACCTACTGATATCAGGAAACGTAATATGGATAAGCCAACTTTGAAGAATAGAATGACTAATAAAGCTATTAGTATTATCGATAAAATGCTCATCTTGTTCACTCCCTTTAATAATATTTTACAATTTTATAACAGCATAAACATCGGTCCTAAGTTAGGATTTAAATAAGCCTACGGTCTGATTACAAATACAAATATAATAAATTATAATTCATTTGAAAAGGAGGTTATTGAATGAGGTTTATTTTCAGCGTTATAAAAAATATTATAGCAGTAGTTGCAATTATAGCTATCGTCTTTTTTGCTTTGAAATACGCGCCTTTCTTGAAAGAACAAGAATGGAACCCTCTTCATGAAAATAAGCCTACATTTAAAGATAGCCCTGCAGATCCACAAATGAACAATGGTAAACGATATTCACTTGAAAGTAACGACTTATTAAATAATGTTCCGGCAAGCCAAAGTAAAAAAGTTTTTAATTGGGCCAATAAAAAAGAATTTATGTCAGTTTCTGGATTAGAACGTATGGGGTATAATGATAAATATATTGTCGGTCAAAGACAAGATAAATTTATCATCTATAAATTT
The genomic region above belongs to Staphylococcus durrellii and contains:
- a CDS encoding DUF4930 family protein; the encoded protein is MRFIFSVIKNIIAVVAIIAIVFFALKYAPFLKEQEWNPLHENKPTFKDSPADPQMNNGKRYSLESNDLLNNVPASQSKKVFNWANKKEFMSVSGLERMGYNDKYIVGQRQDKFIIYKFGSDSMRVYTTEIEMELDLAKLGQHIKLKPQQSYE